A DNA window from bacterium contains the following coding sequences:
- the rpmF gene encoding 50S ribosomal protein L32 gives MPVPKRRHSNSRTNKRRANWKLVQPNLVNCSHCHQPRLPHRACPNCGYYGGREIVAIKQV, from the coding sequence ATGCCAGTCCCCAAGAGAAGACACTCAAATTCCCGCACCAACAAACGCCGTGCCAATTGGAAGTTAGTGCAACCCAATTTGGTCAATTGTTCCCATTGCCATCAGCCCCGCTTACCGCACCGGGCCTGTCCCAATTGCGGATATTATGGCGGTCGGGAAATCGTTGCCATCAAACAAGTATAA
- the plsX gene encoding phosphate acyltransferase PlsX, producing the protein MPPKPIKKKNSKSSDLTSGAAMAQIPTGTEVVTVVVDAMGGDHGPSPIIEGAIQAAKLAKGRYKVILVGDEVAIKTELAQGVGEDKYEEEDLKKYGVEVVHASQAVEMHESPTDALRRKRDSSILVGLRLQKDKKAQAFISTGNTGAVMAASLFELGRLKGVARPAIASFMPTEHGGCIMIDVGANMDCKPHHLLQFAFMGSSYAQYVFERNNPKVGLLSVGEEKSKGSENILKAHELLSASKLNFIGNIEGKDILRGTADVVVCDGFIGNIILKFAESVVRMFYGSIKRYIHTSILAKLGALLLKPALKRFAQDLDYEEYGGAPLLGVNGVCIICHGRSSAKAIKNAILVATRCVTHRVNGHIQEQLESLNTEELEK; encoded by the coding sequence ATGCCGCCTAAACCCATCAAAAAAAAGAACTCCAAAAGCTCTGATCTTACCAGCGGAGCAGCCATGGCCCAGATCCCGACCGGAACTGAAGTAGTGACGGTGGTGGTCGATGCCATGGGCGGAGATCACGGTCCGTCTCCCATCATAGAGGGAGCCATCCAGGCCGCCAAATTAGCCAAGGGGCGCTACAAGGTGATACTGGTGGGCGACGAGGTGGCCATTAAGACCGAATTGGCCCAGGGGGTGGGTGAAGACAAGTATGAAGAGGAAGACCTGAAAAAGTACGGGGTGGAGGTGGTGCACGCTTCCCAGGCCGTGGAGATGCACGAGTCCCCGACCGATGCCCTGCGCCGCAAGCGTGATTCCTCCATCCTGGTGGGGTTAAGGCTGCAAAAGGACAAGAAGGCCCAGGCCTTCATCTCCACCGGCAACACCGGGGCGGTGATGGCGGCTTCGCTGTTTGAATTGGGAAGGCTGAAGGGGGTGGCCCGTCCGGCCATAGCCAGTTTCATGCCCACCGAGCACGGCGGCTGCATCATGATAGACGTGGGGGCCAACATGGACTGCAAACCCCACCATCTTCTTCAGTTCGCCTTTATGGGTTCTTCCTATGCCCAATATGTCTTTGAACGCAACAATCCCAAGGTGGGGCTGTTGTCGGTGGGCGAGGAAAAATCCAAGGGAAGCGAGAACATCTTAAAGGCCCACGAACTGCTGTCGGCCAGCAAACTTAACTTCATAGGCAACATCGAAGGCAAGGACATCCTGCGGGGCACGGCCGACGTGGTGGTCTGTGACGGGTTCATCGGCAACATCATCCTTAAGTTCGCCGAGAGCGTGGTAAGGATGTTCTATGGCTCCATCAAGCGGTACATTCACACCAGTATCCTGGCCAAGTTGGGTGCTTTGTTGCTGAAGCCAGCCTTAAAAAGATTTGCCCAAGACCTTGATTACGAGGAATATGGCGGGGCTCCGCTTTTGGGTGTCAACGGAGTCTGCATCATCTGCCACGGACGTTCCAGCGCCAAAGCCATCAAGAATGCCATATTGGTCGCCACCCGCTGCGTTACCCACCGGGTGAACGGCCATATTCAGGAGCAGCTGGAATCCCTAAACACGGAGGAATTAGAAAAATGA